A single Methanospirillum lacunae DNA region contains:
- a CDS encoding 2-amino-3,7-dideoxy-D-threo-hept-6-ulosonate synthase has translation MRGKDIRLERIMNRNTRKTIIVPMDHGVSLGPIEGLIEFPDAVNAVAEGGANAVLGHIGLSLFGHRQRGHDVGLIMHLSASTAIGPDPNEKVLVNSVTNAIKMGADAVSIHVNIGADSEAQMLADLGRVSIECMEWGMPLLAMMYPRGKNIKDEHAVEHVRLAARVAAELGVDIVKTNYTGDPDTFREVTRGCPVPVVVAGGSKTDDIITLELIEGAMEGGAAGISIGRNAFQHPDPAQFVRACALIVHEGKSAHEALEILKGV, from the coding sequence ATGAGAGGTAAAGATATAAGACTGGAACGTATCATGAACCGTAACACGAGAAAGACGATCATAGTCCCGATGGACCACGGAGTATCCCTGGGTCCTATAGAAGGATTGATCGAGTTCCCTGATGCAGTTAATGCTGTGGCAGAAGGCGGAGCTAATGCTGTTCTCGGCCATATTGGACTGTCGCTATTCGGACATCGACAACGTGGACACGATGTAGGACTTATCATGCATCTTTCAGCTTCCACTGCCATCGGACCAGACCCGAACGAGAAAGTTCTCGTCAACTCTGTGACCAACGCCATAAAGATGGGAGCAGACGCAGTCTCAATTCATGTGAATATCGGTGCAGACTCTGAAGCGCAGATGCTCGCAGATCTTGGACGCGTTTCAATTGAATGTATGGAATGGGGAATGCCACTTCTCGCCATGATGTACCCGAGAGGGAAAAACATCAAGGATGAGCATGCAGTCGAGCATGTCAGGCTCGCAGCCCGGGTTGCTGCAGAACTTGGAGTTGACATTGTAAAGACAAACTACACAGGAGATCCTGATACCTTCCGGGAGGTAACACGGGGTTGTCCGGTCCCTGTTGTGGTTGCAGGCGGCTCAAAGACAGATGACATAATCACGCTGGAACTTATCGAAGGTGCAATGGAAGGAGGAGCTGCAGGAATTTCCATTGGCAGAAACGCATTCCAGCATCCTGATCCCGCCCAGTTCGTCCGTGCCTGTGCCCTGATTGTGCATGAAGGAAAGAGTGCACACGAAGCGCTTGAGATCCTGAAGGGTGTGTAA
- a CDS encoding 2-amino-3,7-dideoxy-D-threo-hept-6-ulosonate synthase, whose translation MIGKQIRMERIMDRNTGKSVIIPMDHGMTLGQIDGLLNMSETIGAVSDGGANAIILHKGLVKAGHRRHGRDIGLIIHLSTGTSMNPDPNDKVITCTVEEAISLGADAVSIHINLGAQQESKMIEDAGIVVRDCNRWGIPLLAMVYPRGKGINPTDPRHVGHAVRVAEELGADMVKTNYTGDVENFKKIVEASSIPVFIAGGEKAGDLETLKIISEATHIANCAGVCMGRNAFQREDTAIFVDKVCKVVHGKAKPEDL comes from the coding sequence ATGATCGGCAAACAGATCCGGATGGAACGGATCATGGACAGAAATACTGGAAAATCTGTCATCATCCCGATGGATCATGGTATGACACTCGGTCAGATAGACGGACTTCTCAATATGAGCGAGACAATTGGTGCCGTATCTGACGGCGGTGCCAATGCTATCATTCTGCACAAAGGGCTTGTCAAAGCAGGACACCGTCGTCATGGCCGAGATATAGGGCTCATCATTCATCTTTCCACCGGAACAAGTATGAATCCTGATCCCAACGACAAGGTCATCACCTGCACGGTTGAAGAAGCGATCTCACTTGGTGCAGACGCAGTCTCGATTCATATTAACCTTGGAGCTCAGCAGGAGTCAAAGATGATAGAAGATGCCGGAATAGTTGTCAGGGACTGCAACAGGTGGGGAATTCCACTTCTTGCAATGGTGTACCCACGAGGAAAAGGGATCAATCCAACAGACCCCAGGCATGTCGGACATGCAGTCAGGGTTGCTGAAGAACTCGGCGCAGATATGGTAAAGACCAATTACACCGGGGATGTAGAGAATTTTAAAAAGATCGTTGAGGCAAGTTCAATACCTGTATTTATTGCAGGCGGAGAAAAGGCAGGCGATCTTGAAACCCTAAAGATCATCAGTGAAGCAACCCACATAGCAAACTGTGCCGGTGTCTGCATGGGAAGAAATGCATTCCAGCGGGAAGACACTGCAATCTTTGTAGACAAAGTCTGCAAGGTAGTTCATGGGAAGGCAAAACCGGAGGACCTGTAA
- a CDS encoding histidine kinase N-terminal 7TM domain-containing protein has protein sequence MIFQNSPFVVPLIFSAVMCGALGVYSYKNLHIPGLRSFIFLMFGVTIWLVGSIFEYALLEPGIRYTAVIFEYLGIVLVPVAWFLFILTYTGRDEWIQGRKIWLFFIIPAIVELAVITNPVHQLYYTSITTEIIDGVSYLVYQHGPLFWIHTIYSYILILSGIGILASELIFKSPIYRKQLLIIFIVCLIPFFFNILYVSGMWSVKGVDITPIVFFITAVGLFISSYFFQFLNLEPVAHNLLLKNLKDALIVIDTKDIIVDVNPAALIHRTDGVKSYLGEKIITVFPFTREVLENCTIGSNTPGVPIELPVNGFLRFFEMTCIPVINNGGILIGKLITLHDVHEQTTAVRSIHRANQKLQLLSGITRHDIKNQLSVLTGYLSLADEIDSEEFKSTYLEKIKTATWMINQQIEFTSVYQDIGLFEPKWFNLSILMEQVKNQIPATTLNFINELNGVKIYADPMLERVLYNLFDNTIRYGVKTTFIRSYYVIDGGTLKWIIEDDGIGIAIEDKEKIFQKGYGHNTGLGLFLVREILSITDCLITETGVPGVGARFEIRIPGGQYHLQTDDANST, from the coding sequence ATGATTTTCCAAAACTCCCCATTTGTTGTCCCACTTATTTTTTCGGCTGTAATGTGTGGAGCCCTAGGAGTTTATAGTTATAAGAACCTTCATATCCCGGGATTAAGGTCATTTATTTTCCTGATGTTCGGGGTGACGATATGGCTGGTTGGCAGTATCTTTGAGTACGCACTTCTGGAACCAGGTATCAGGTATACTGCTGTCATCTTTGAATACTTGGGAATTGTGCTTGTCCCGGTTGCCTGGTTTCTCTTCATCCTCACCTACACAGGCAGGGATGAATGGATTCAGGGGAGAAAAATCTGGTTGTTCTTCATTATTCCAGCCATTGTGGAGTTAGCTGTTATCACAAACCCGGTTCACCAGTTATATTACACATCAATAACCACTGAAATAATCGACGGGGTTTCGTACCTGGTCTATCAGCACGGCCCCTTGTTCTGGATTCACACAATTTATTCATATATCTTAATATTAAGCGGAATAGGAATTCTTGCGTCTGAACTTATTTTCAAAAGTCCAATCTATCGAAAACAACTTCTTATAATTTTTATTGTGTGCCTGATCCCATTCTTCTTCAATATCCTGTATGTTTCAGGAATGTGGTCAGTAAAAGGTGTAGATATCACACCAATCGTCTTTTTTATTACCGCAGTTGGATTGTTTATTTCTTCTTACTTCTTCCAGTTTTTAAACCTGGAGCCGGTGGCTCACAACCTGCTCTTAAAAAACCTGAAAGATGCATTGATCGTAATTGACACCAAGGATATCATTGTCGATGTAAATCCTGCTGCCCTTATACACCGGACAGACGGAGTTAAATCCTACCTGGGTGAAAAAATCATTACAGTATTCCCATTTACGAGGGAAGTTCTTGAAAACTGCACTATAGGTTCAAATACCCCAGGGGTCCCCATTGAACTTCCAGTGAATGGATTTTTACGTTTTTTTGAAATGACATGTATTCCGGTGATAAATAATGGGGGAATTCTGATTGGCAAACTGATTACTCTTCATGATGTACATGAGCAGACCACAGCAGTACGATCAATCCATAGAGCAAACCAGAAACTCCAGCTCCTTTCAGGTATCACAAGACATGACATCAAGAACCAGCTTTCAGTACTCACCGGATATCTCTCCCTGGCAGATGAAATTGATTCAGAGGAGTTCAAGAGTACTTATCTTGAAAAAATTAAAACCGCGACCTGGATGATTAACCAGCAGATAGAATTCACCTCTGTATATCAGGATATCGGGCTTTTTGAACCCAAGTGGTTCAATCTCTCAATACTCATGGAACAGGTAAAAAATCAAATTCCAGCCACTACGTTAAATTTTATCAATGAACTCAATGGAGTGAAAATATATGCAGATCCAATGCTTGAACGTGTTCTGTACAACCTGTTTGACAATACTATCAGATATGGTGTGAAGACCACTTTCATCAGGTCGTATTATGTTATCGATGGCGGAACCCTGAAATGGATCATCGAAGACGATGGAATAGGAATTGCCATCGAAGACAAGGAAAAAATCTTCCAAAAAGGATACGGACACAATACAGGACTTGGGCTCTTTCTTGTCAGAGAGATCCTCTCCATCACAGACTGTTTAATTACTGAAACCGGAGTGCCCGGAGTTGGTGCCCGTTTTGAAATCCGAATCCCGGGAGGCCAGTATCATCTCCAAACCGATGATGCCAATTCCACATAG
- a CDS encoding proteasome-activating nucleotidase, which translates to MSETGRQSDDPKTPEELYRYLVERVAGMESQNQELKEQIRQLESDKRYIETQKIRYEREVRKLKSEVEHLKTPPLIVGTITDVIDSGRVVVRSSAGPRFLVRVSQSVDTEQMKAGVRCTLNQQSLAIVELLPSSYDSQVYGMEVVELPGETYEDIGGLEKQITEIREAVELPMTRPELFANIGITPPKGVLLYGPPGTGKTLLAKAVAHETHAAFLHTVGSELVQKYIGEGARLVRELFDLAREKAPSIVFIDEIDAIGASRTEAMTSGDREVQRTLMQLLAAMDGFEQRGDVKIIGATNRIDILDAALLRPGRFDRIIEIPLPDTEGRFAILQVHTRGMNIDTSVDMMEVARLTEGRNGADLNAICMEAGMFAIRQEHTKVCQNDFIMALSKFRYDFERESRLPTTSVMFA; encoded by the coding sequence ATGTCAGAGACTGGCCGCCAATCAGATGACCCGAAAACGCCCGAGGAGTTGTATCGCTACCTCGTTGAGCGCGTAGCAGGGATGGAGTCGCAGAACCAGGAGCTGAAGGAGCAGATACGTCAGTTGGAATCTGACAAGCGGTATATCGAGACTCAGAAGATCCGATATGAACGTGAGGTCAGAAAACTGAAGAGCGAGGTTGAACACCTTAAAACTCCGCCCCTGATTGTTGGGACGATCACTGATGTAATAGATTCCGGACGGGTTGTGGTACGGTCAAGCGCCGGGCCACGCTTCCTTGTCAGGGTCTCGCAGTCGGTGGATACTGAGCAGATGAAAGCCGGGGTCAGGTGCACCCTGAATCAGCAATCCCTGGCTATCGTTGAATTACTGCCAAGCAGTTATGACTCGCAGGTCTACGGAATGGAGGTTGTAGAGCTGCCAGGAGAAACATACGAGGATATCGGAGGGCTTGAAAAACAGATAACAGAGATCAGGGAAGCTGTTGAACTTCCAATGACACGCCCTGAACTCTTTGCCAACATCGGGATTACCCCGCCGAAGGGAGTGCTGCTCTACGGTCCACCCGGAACAGGCAAGACGCTGCTTGCAAAAGCAGTAGCCCACGAGACTCATGCAGCGTTTCTGCATACAGTAGGATCTGAATTAGTACAGAAGTATATTGGAGAAGGAGCACGGCTAGTCCGCGAACTCTTTGACCTCGCCAGGGAAAAAGCACCATCCATCGTATTTATCGATGAGATCGATGCAATAGGGGCATCACGAACAGAGGCAATGACCTCTGGTGACCGGGAAGTTCAGCGTACGCTGATGCAGCTCCTTGCAGCCATGGATGGATTTGAGCAAAGGGGTGATGTGAAGATCATCGGTGCCACCAACCGGATTGACATTCTCGATGCAGCCTTGCTCAGGCCGGGAAGGTTTGACCGTATTATCGAGATTCCGCTTCCAGATACCGAAGGAAGGTTTGCCATTCTTCAGGTACACACCCGGGGTATGAACATTGACACCAGTGTGGACATGATGGAGGTTGCACGCCTGACTGAAGGACGTAATGGTGCTGATCTGAATGCCATATGTATGGAGGCGGGTATGTTTGCCATCAGACAGGAACATACCAAGGTTTGCCAGAATGATTTCATAATGGCACTCAGTAAGTTCAGATATGACTTTGAACGGGAATCCCGCCTGCCAACCACCAGTGTCATGTTCGCCTGA
- a CDS encoding HAMP domain-containing methyl-accepting chemotaxis protein — protein sequence MKKLDDISIGRKLGGSFLAVVIIMALVGITGYVGVTTTDNYLEQMYSQQLVPTEMLDSMQTNIWHLRGNPPGFVLIPETLAASRAESDDLMKSIDANLSGYEAYLASDDERAIYNNAVKSWNGYKAAFANFNTIVDTGDTKAAVAALTTGDLVTERKAFTAAVDKLVLINHNQAKSLKEEGVKTVSSIILIIIFAILIGIILAVSLATIIGRSITVPLSKGAHVMQEMSLGHLSNRLRLDRKDEIGVLAGAMDNFSDDLQFVVVSGLKQIASGDISLSVAAHDDKDEIGPALNQLTSAINGIVDEVGFLITEAEEGRLQKRGDTSQFSGAYQNIIVGINNMLDAITTPLNEALRVSNLYSHAKFSARFDENVSVKGDLIALKTGLNTIGEELSKAISEISIQIGNLTASSEEAAASVEEITAGSASVAQSSGVVSSNAESSVKAIEQVLIAMEELSTSVTVVASKVEAVSRLSQQANETSSRGVAQAAVAENGITAINGAVNDVGTIISEIRSQMNEINKIVVIISDIADQTNLLALNAAIEAARAGEAGMGFAVVADEVKTLAQESQGSAENIAKIIRSLQQQSERAATAMNLATSEVSKGSVAITDTIKFFHTIAEQIEDISSNMTEVAGLSEEEAASVEEITASVTEVKNMTTETAEEAVGSSAATEETSAALNQVSTIISDLSTVATRINESVSRLNG from the coding sequence ATGAAAAAATTAGATGATATATCTATCGGCAGGAAACTGGGAGGTTCATTTCTTGCTGTGGTAATTATTATGGCCCTAGTCGGAATTACCGGCTATGTTGGGGTGACAACAACTGATAATTACCTTGAACAGATGTACAGTCAGCAACTCGTTCCTACTGAAATGCTGGATTCAATGCAGACTAATATCTGGCATCTTCGTGGAAATCCACCCGGATTTGTTCTCATCCCTGAAACCCTGGCGGCAAGCAGGGCCGAAAGTGATGATCTCATGAAATCCATTGATGCGAACCTCTCGGGATACGAAGCGTATCTGGCATCTGATGATGAACGTGCAATATATAATAATGCAGTCAAATCCTGGAATGGTTATAAAGCTGCTTTCGCTAATTTCAATACAATCGTTGACACTGGAGATACCAAGGCTGCAGTCGCTGCATTAACAACAGGAGATCTTGTAACCGAAAGGAAAGCATTCACTGCAGCAGTAGATAAACTCGTCTTAATTAATCATAACCAGGCTAAATCGTTAAAAGAAGAAGGAGTTAAAACGGTATCAAGCATTATCCTGATAATTATTTTTGCCATCCTTATCGGAATTATTCTTGCAGTATCTCTGGCAACCATCATCGGCAGAAGCATTACCGTGCCACTTTCAAAGGGTGCTCATGTAATGCAAGAGATGAGTCTGGGTCATTTAAGCAACAGACTCAGGTTGGATCGGAAAGATGAAATCGGAGTTCTTGCAGGTGCAATGGACAATTTTTCGGATGATCTGCAATTTGTAGTTGTTTCAGGACTGAAACAGATTGCATCCGGTGACATTTCACTCTCTGTTGCTGCCCATGATGACAAGGATGAGATAGGACCGGCATTAAATCAACTGACATCTGCTATCAATGGAATAGTTGATGAAGTCGGATTTCTTATCACAGAGGCAGAAGAAGGAAGACTGCAGAAACGAGGTGATACTTCCCAGTTCTCTGGTGCATACCAGAATATCATTGTGGGCATCAACAATATGCTTGACGCAATAACCACTCCTCTCAATGAAGCATTAAGGGTATCAAACCTCTATTCACATGCAAAATTCAGTGCAAGGTTCGATGAAAACGTTTCAGTAAAAGGAGATCTTATCGCTCTGAAAACCGGACTGAACACCATAGGAGAGGAACTTTCAAAGGCTATATCAGAAATTTCAATTCAGATAGGAAATCTGACAGCCTCTTCTGAAGAAGCAGCAGCAAGTGTCGAAGAGATCACCGCAGGATCTGCATCAGTAGCACAGAGTTCAGGTGTAGTAAGTTCAAATGCCGAGAGTAGTGTCAAAGCTATAGAACAGGTTCTGATAGCTATGGAAGAACTCTCAACATCAGTGACAGTCGTCGCTTCTAAAGTTGAGGCAGTAAGCAGACTATCTCAACAGGCAAACGAAACATCATCAAGAGGAGTTGCCCAGGCTGCAGTAGCAGAGAATGGAATAACGGCAATAAATGGTGCTGTCAATGATGTCGGAACGATTATATCAGAAATTCGCAGCCAGATGAATGAGATCAATAAGATAGTCGTTATAATAAGTGATATAGCAGATCAGACCAACCTTCTGGCACTCAATGCTGCAATCGAGGCAGCTCGTGCCGGAGAAGCGGGTATGGGTTTTGCGGTAGTAGCAGACGAAGTCAAGACCCTTGCACAGGAATCCCAGGGTTCTGCAGAAAATATCGCTAAGATTATCAGATCATTGCAGCAACAATCAGAGCGTGCCGCAACTGCGATGAACCTTGCAACCAGTGAAGTTTCAAAAGGATCTGTGGCGATAACTGACACGATCAAGTTCTTCCACACAATTGCTGAACAGATAGAAGATATCTCAAGCAATATGACTGAAGTTGCTGGTCTTTCAGAGGAAGAAGCAGCATCAGTTGAAGAGATCACTGCCAGTGTCACAGAAGTCAAGAACATGACAACCGAGACTGCCGAGGAAGCAGTAGGATCGTCTGCTGCAACAGAAGAGACTTCGGCTGCACTCAACCAGGTCTCTACGATTATCAGCGATCTCTCAACAGTTGCTACAAGGATTAATGAATCAGTATCCAGGCTTAACGGATAA
- a CDS encoding 3-dehydroquinate synthase II, translated as MKQVLVDVRPWNKELAITALESGADGIVTDSAAPVRELGRITTIAPDGDLVLGKDIVEIIIKSTEDQDKAMETAKRMPVIVHTPDWTVIPLENLVAVADSVIAVVKNLHEAELALGILEKGVSGVLLQTEDPAVIRDVAKAVQGHGCRQDLIPLTITAVTPAGMGDRVCVDTCSLMTDGEGMLVGNTSSGFFLVHAETLENPYVAPRPFRVNAGAVHAYLKLADGKTAYLADLKAGDRVMVNGAKGSCREATVGRVKIEQRPLLLIEAEHKGAEVTIILQNAETIRLAKPDGSAISVAALNPGDVVLGALDTAGRHFGMAVNETILEK; from the coding sequence ATGAAACAGGTCCTGGTCGATGTCAGGCCATGGAACAAGGAACTTGCAATTACAGCCCTTGAATCTGGTGCAGACGGAATTGTTACTGATTCTGCCGCACCGGTCAGGGAACTCGGGCGGATCACAACCATCGCACCGGACGGGGATCTGGTGCTTGGAAAAGATATCGTTGAGATTATCATCAAAAGCACAGAAGACCAGGATAAGGCGATGGAGACAGCAAAGCGGATGCCTGTCATTGTTCATACACCAGACTGGACCGTCATCCCACTTGAAAACCTGGTTGCTGTCGCTGACTCGGTTATTGCAGTTGTAAAGAACCTGCATGAAGCAGAACTGGCTCTGGGTATCCTTGAGAAAGGTGTTTCAGGAGTACTTCTTCAGACTGAAGATCCAGCAGTTATCCGCGATGTTGCAAAAGCAGTTCAGGGGCATGGATGCAGACAGGATCTGATTCCTCTCACGATTACTGCGGTTACTCCGGCTGGAATGGGAGACCGGGTCTGTGTTGATACCTGTTCCCTGATGACTGACGGTGAAGGGATGCTTGTCGGCAATACTTCTTCAGGATTCTTCCTGGTTCACGCCGAGACCCTGGAGAACCCCTACGTGGCTCCACGTCCCTTCAGGGTTAATGCCGGTGCTGTACATGCCTACCTGAAACTTGCAGACGGGAAGACTGCCTACCTTGCTGATCTCAAGGCAGGAGACCGGGTCATGGTAAACGGGGCAAAAGGATCCTGCCGGGAAGCAACAGTCGGGAGAGTTAAGATAGAGCAACGTCCGCTTCTTCTTATCGAGGCAGAACACAAAGGGGCAGAAGTCACCATCATTCTCCAGAATGCAGAGACAATACGGCTCGCTAAACCAGATGGTTCTGCAATATCAGTTGCAGCGCTCAATCCCGGTGACGTGGTCCTAGGTGCTCTTGATACCGCAGGAAGACACTTTGGGATGGCTGTCAACGAGACGATCCTGGAGAAGTAA
- a CDS encoding multiprotein bridging factor aMBF1, with product MQCEMCGAESKGPLKRVRIEGAELSVCSNCAKYGTELPGAAKSPAALASRATGYTQASVPQARRSRDLFDQLGGDLVEDYADQIRNARLKLGLSQKDLALAMMEKELLIKKIEKGELIPEEDVRKKIEKELGIKLIEDSSLESLDIHQSRMTTTMGDVIKIKKVKR from the coding sequence ATGCAGTGTGAAATGTGTGGGGCAGAAAGTAAGGGCCCTTTGAAACGAGTTCGGATTGAAGGGGCCGAACTCTCAGTCTGCAGTAACTGTGCCAAATACGGGACAGAACTGCCAGGGGCTGCAAAATCACCTGCAGCTCTGGCTAGCAGAGCGACAGGATACACTCAGGCTTCAGTTCCCCAGGCTCGTCGCTCACGCGACCTCTTTGATCAACTCGGGGGTGATCTGGTAGAGGATTATGCAGATCAGATCAGAAATGCCCGGTTAAAACTCGGTCTTTCCCAGAAAGATCTTGCTCTCGCCATGATGGAGAAGGAACTCCTTATCAAGAAGATCGAGAAGGGAGAACTGATTCCCGAAGAAGATGTCAGGAAGAAGATCGAAAAAGAACTTGGAATCAAACTTATCGAGGATTCTTCATTAGAATCGCTTGATATTCATCAGTCCAGGATGACTACAACCATGGGTGACGTCATCAAGATCAAGAAAGTAAAGAGATAA